The proteins below come from a single Acinonyx jubatus isolate Ajub_Pintada_27869175 chromosome A1, VMU_Ajub_asm_v1.0, whole genome shotgun sequence genomic window:
- the CHAMP1 gene encoding chromosome alignment-maintaining phosphoprotein 1 yields the protein MEVFQELRKPSARLECDHCSFRGTDYENVQIHMGTIHPEFCDEMDAGGLGKMIFYQKSAKLFHCHKCFFTSKMYSNVYYHITSKHAGPEKWNEKPKTQLSKEADPGKSPPLPEHQKIPSNSAELPKPIPALSIETQKLGPVLSPESPKPAPLTSLEPQKPGPVVSPEPQIPSLPSPEPAKSASLSSPELPKSVPVISESQKPIPIPSPEPQKLTPLSPEPVKATLPNPKPQKHSHFPETLGPPSASSPESPVLAASPEPWGPSPTASPESRKPARTVSPEPRKPSPSESPEPWKPFPAASPEPRRPAPAVSPGSWKPGPPGSPRSWKSSPSASSGPWKPAKPAPAVSPGPWKPIPSVSPGPWKPAPSVSPASWKSSSVSPGSWKSPPASPESWKSGPPELRKTTPTLSPEHWKTIPSVSPELRKAGPPLSPELRKPGPPLSPEIRSPAGSPELRKPSGSPELWKLSPDQRKTSPASLDFPESQKSSRGGSPDLWKSSFFIEPQKPIFPETRKPGPSESPKATSDVWKPVLSLDAEPRKPALFSEPTKTAPPASPEPRKRALFPEPRKHALFSELPKSAIFSESQKAVELGDDLQTDAIDDQKCDILVQEDLLATPKKLLEDTLFPSSKKLKKDNQENSDAELSSSEYIKADLDVIDSKGQESSSDQEQVDVESIDFSKENKMDMTSPEQSKNVLQFTEEKEAFISEEEIAKYMKRGKGKYYCKICCCRAMKKGAVLHHLVNKHNVHSPYKCTICGKAFLLESLLKNHVAAHGQSLLKCPRCNFESNFPRGFKKHLTHCQSRHNEEANKKLMEALEQPLEEQQI from the coding sequence atggaggtATTCCAGGAACTCCGTAAGCCCTCAGCACGTTTGGAGTGTGACCACTGCAGTTTCCGAGGCACAGATTATGAAAATGTGCAAATCCACATGGGCACCATCCATCCAGAATTTTGTGATGAAATGGATGCTGGTGGGTTAGGTAAAATGATATTTTACCAGAAAAGTGCAAAGCTATTCCACTGCCATAAATGCTTCTTCACCAGCAAGATGTACTCTAATGTGTACTATCACATCACATCCAAACACGCAGGCCCAGAGAAGTGGAATGAGAAACCAAAAACTCAGCTAAGCAAAGAAGCAGATCCTGGGAAGAGCCCTCCTCTTCCTGAACACCAGAAAATACCCTCTAATTCAGCAGAACTCCCAAAACCCATACCTGCCCTTTCCATAGAAACACAGAAACTTGGCCCAGTTTTGTCTCCAGAATCCCCAAAACCTGCTCCTCTCACTTCCCTGGAGCCTCAGAAGCCTGGCCCTGTTGTTTCTCCTGAGCCACAGataccttctcttccttctcctgagCCTGCAAAatctgcctctctttcttctcctgaacTTCCGAAGTCAGTCCCTGTTATTTCTGAATCTCAGAAACCAATCCCTATTCCTTCTCCAGAACCACAGAAACTTACTCCTTTATCTCCTGAGCCAGTAAAGGCCACTCTTCCTAATCCCAAACCCCAGAAACACTCCCATTTCCCAGAAACATTGGGGCCACCTTCAGCCTCTTCTCCAGAGTCACCAGTTTTAGCTGCTTCCCCTGAACCTTGGGGTCCTTCCCCAACTGCATCTCCGGAGTCTCGGAAGCCAGCCCGGACTGTCTCCCCTGAGCCAAGGAAGCCATCCCCATCGGAATCTCCTGAGCCTTGGAAGCCATTCCCTGCTGCCTCCCCAGAGCCCAGGAGACCAGCCCCAGCTGTGTCACCAGGTTCTTGGAAGCCAGGGCCACCTGGGTCCCCAAGGTCTTGGAAATCCAGTCCTTCAGCATCATCAGGACCTTGGAAACCAGCTAAACCTGCTCCAGCTGTGTCTCCTGGTCCTTGGAAGCCAATTCCTTCTGTTTCACCTGGACCATGGAAACCAGCTCCCTCTGTGTCCCCCGCATCTTGGAAGTCTTCATCAGTCTCACCTGGTTCCTGGAAGTCTCCCCCCGCATCTCCTGAGTCGTGGAAGTCTGGCCCACCAGAACTCCGAAAGACAACTCCCACCTTGTCACCTGAACATTGGAAGACCATTCCCTCAGTGTCCCCTGAGCTTCGTAAAGCAGGACCTCCCTTATCTCCTGAGCTTCGTAAACCAGGCCCACCATTGTCCCCAGAGATCCGCAGTCCAGCGGGATCTCCAGAGCTCAGAAAACCTTCAGGGTCTCCAGAGCTTTGGAAGCTATCTCCGGATCAGCGGAAAACTTCTCCTGCTTCACTTGATTTTCCTGAGTCCCAGAAAAGTTCCCGTGGTGGTTCCCCTGATCTCTGGAagtcttccttttttattgaGCCTCAGAAACCTATCTTCCCTGAGACCCGGAAACCTGGACCATCTGAGTCCCCCAAAGCCACCTCTGACGTCTGGAagcctgttctctctcttgaTGCTGAACCTAGAAAACCTGCCCTGTTTTCTGAGCCCACCAAAACAGCCCCTCCTGCTTCTCCTGAACCAAGAAAACGTGCTCTTTTTCCAGAGCCCCGGAAACATGCCCTTTTCTCGGAACTTCCCAAGTCTGCTATCTTCTCAGAATCCCAGAAGGCAGTTGAGCTTGGTGATGACCTACAGACAGATGCCATAGATGATCAAAAGTGTGATATTTTGGTTCAGGAAGACCTACTAGCTACACCTAAGAAACTCTTAGAAGacactttatttccttcctcaaaGAAGCTCAAGAAAGACAACCAAGAGAACTCAGATGCCGAGCTTAGTAGCAGTGAGTATATAAAAGCAGATTTAGATGTGATAGACAGCAAGGGCCAAGAATCAAGCAGCGATCAAGAGCAGGTTGATGTGGAATCTATTGATTTTAGTAAAGAGAACAAAATGGACATGACCAGTCCAGAGCAGTCCAAAAACGTATTACAATTTACTGAAGAAAAAGAGGCTTTTATCTCTGAAGAAGAGATTGCAAAATATATGAAGCGTGGAAAAGGAAAGTATTATTGCAAAATTTGTTGCTGTCGAGCTATGAAAAAAGGTGCTGTTTTGCATCATTTGGTTAATAAGCATAATGTTCACAGCCCTTACAAATGTACAATCTGTGGAAAGGCTTTCCTTTTGGAATCTCTCCTTAAAAATCATGTAGCAGCCCATGGGCAAAGTTTACTTAAATGTCCACGTTGTAATTTTGAATCAAATTTCCCAAGAGGCTTTAAGAAACATTTAACTCATTGTCAAAGCCGGCATAATGAAGAGGCAAATAAAAAGCTAATGGAAGCTCTTGAACAGCCACTGGAGGAGCAGCAAATCTGA